In Pseudostreptobacillus hongkongensis, a single genomic region encodes these proteins:
- a CDS encoding DUF1304 domain-containing protein: MSLLTIILSTLVALEHLYIMYLETFATTSDSTSRVFNMSKDELERKSVNTLFKNQGVYNGLIAILILISLFIIPSKEWNTILMIYVVLVAAYGAITSDPKIIFKQAGLAILSLISMLF; encoded by the coding sequence ATGTCATTATTAACAATAATATTATCTACTTTAGTTGCACTTGAACATCTATATATTATGTATCTTGAAACTTTTGCTACAACAAGTGATTCAACTTCTAGAGTATTTAATATGTCAAAGGACGAACTTGAAAGAAAATCTGTAAATACCCTTTTTAAAAATCAAGGTGTTTATAACGGATTAATTGCAATACTTATTTTAATATCATTATTTATTATACCTAGTAAAGAATGGAATACTATATTAATGATATATGTAGTATTAGTTGCAGCTTATGGTGCTATAACTAGTGATCCAAAAATTATCTTCAAACAAGCAGGATTAGCAATACTTTCATTAATTAGTATGTTATTTTAA
- a CDS encoding MliC family protein, giving the protein MKKLFLIALTIAALVSCSAVNSKMEKKEKEEVVNQKVEEYSVNLMAENGALVSLKIKGDDAVAMFNNQSVMLKRMVTASGEGFKNEDGSVQVGLKGNEGYIELSGTLYPLMDVNSVVKKEEVKEVVVNNYKDEKGLGYDLLVVRYSNDTAYVRLNGQEGTLKREVSASGEAYVSEDKKVYLGIKGNEAYLEINGTGISFKDTGTKSKDFAKEAAKVSTIVYNFKKGNSKILLVMAPEVENGFLRLDGKEYDMFRTKTASGVAYTTKDKRIKVTVKTENNKPTAYLEVEGKKIQEYMDNGTNSLEYGK; this is encoded by the coding sequence ATGAAAAAATTATTTTTAATAGCATTAACAATTGCAGCACTTGTTAGTTGTTCAGCGGTAAATTCTAAAATGGAAAAAAAAGAAAAAGAGGAAGTTGTAAACCAAAAAGTTGAAGAATATTCTGTTAATTTAATGGCTGAAAACGGTGCTTTAGTGAGCTTAAAAATTAAAGGTGACGATGCAGTTGCTATGTTTAATAATCAATCTGTTATGTTAAAAAGAATGGTAACAGCATCTGGAGAAGGATTTAAAAATGAAGATGGATCTGTACAAGTTGGATTAAAAGGTAATGAGGGATATATAGAGTTAAGTGGAACTCTTTATCCATTAATGGATGTAAATAGTGTTGTTAAAAAAGAAGAAGTTAAGGAAGTTGTAGTAAATAACTACAAAGATGAAAAAGGTTTAGGATATGATTTACTTGTTGTACGTTATTCAAACGATACAGCATACGTAAGATTAAATGGTCAAGAAGGAACTTTAAAAAGAGAAGTAAGTGCTTCAGGGGAAGCGTATGTATCAGAGGATAAAAAAGTATATTTAGGAATAAAAGGAAATGAAGCATATTTAGAAATAAATGGAACAGGAATTTCATTTAAAGATACAGGGACTAAATCAAAAGATTTTGCTAAAGAAGCAGCTAAAGTAAGTACAATAGTATATAACTTTAAAAAAGGAAATTCTAAAATTCTTTTAGTAATGGCACCAGAAGTTGAAAATGGATTCTTAAGATTAGATGGTAAAGAATACGATATGTTTAGAACTAAAACAGCATCAGGAGTAGCATATACTACTAAAGATAAGAGAATAAAGGTAACTGTAAAAACTGAGAATAATAAACCTACTGCATACCTTGAAGTTGAAGGTAAAAAAATACAAGAATATATGGATAATGGAACTAATTCATTAGAATATGGGAAATAG